The genome window TTACAAATTCCATTTGACCAATCCCTTTTTACTTTTTACATCATCAGTATTTTGTACCTACTTTTTTGGTTTGCAGTTTGTTTTTACATTGTTTCGCTTCAAAAAAATTCCAATTTCAATGCCGTAATTTTATTAACGATCTGGTTGTTTCTGATTATTATTCTCCCAGCTACAATCAACACATACATCGTGAATAAATATCCTGTTCCCGAAGCGTTAGAACTGACTTTGAAACAACGAAATGCCTATCATGAAAAATGGGATATGGATAAAAAAGCTACGATGGAGAAATTCTACCAGCATTATCCACAATTCAAAATTTATCCCTTACCAAAAGAGGAATTTAGCTGGTTGTGGTATTATGCGATGCAACAAATGGGCGATGATGAATCGGCGGTTCAATCACAAGAATTAGCTACAAAATTAAAACAAAGAAACAGCATCAGCCAAAGCATTACACAATTTATACCCACATTACATACTCAAATACTACTGAATGAATTGGCAAAAGCCGATTTAGGAAACCAACTGCTATTCCTGCAAGAAACCCTGAAGTTTCACGAAAAATTGCGTTTGTATTTTTATCCAAAAATATTTGATAATGCTCCAGTAAACAAAGAAAAATGGGAGAATTTTAAAGTAGAAACTTTTATTGACGCTTCAAAAATCGATTTTTTTAAATCAATTTTTCCATTGCTAATTTTCAATTTAGTATTGATTATTCTAGGTTGGCTGAATTTTAGAAACACAAAAAAACAATCCTTTTAATATAGAAAACAATGAAAAAACTTCCCGTAACCGTACTATCAGGATTTCTTGGAGCAGGAAAAACAACCTTACTCAATCACATTCTTCACAACAAAGAAGGATTGAAAGTTGCTGTAATCGTTAATGATATGAGCGAAGTCAATGTAGATGCTAATTTGGTTAAAGCCGAAATGACGCTCTCTCGTACCGAAGAAAAGTTAGTAGAAATGAGTAACGGCTGTATTTGTTGCACCCTACGAGAAGATTTGATGATTGAAGTAGAAAAACTCGCCAAAGAAAACCGTTTTGATTATTTATTGATAGAAAGCACAGGCATTAGCGAACCCATTCCGGTAGCACAAACTTTTACGTTTGTAAACGAAGACGAAAATATCGATTTATCACGTTTTAGTTATATCGATACGATGGTAACGGTGGTGGATGCTTTCAACTTTTTTAAAGATTTTGGTTCTGCTAAAACACTAGAAGACATCAAAGCGACCAACATCGAAAATGACAATCGAACCATTGTAAATCTACTGGTGGATCAGGTAGAATTTGCCAATGTCATTATCCTTAACAAAACCGATTTAGTAACCGAAAGCCAATTAGAAACCCTAAAAGCGTCTATTCATAAACTGAATCCAGTAGCCAAAATTCTTTGTTCGGAATTAGGAAAAGTCAATCCAAACGAAATCATCAACACCGGATTATTCAATTACGAAGAAGCCGAAAATTCCGCTGGCTGGATTCGGGAATTGGAAGGCATCCACTCACCCGAAACCGAAGAATATGGCATTAGTTCGTTTGTCTTTAGAAGCGAAAAACCTTTTCATCCGTATCGATTTTGGAATTTTATTTCGGAAGATTTTCCGCCAACCATCATCCGTAGCAAAGGTTTGTTTTGGATGGCATCACGCCCAGAGCAAGCCATCAACTGGAGTCAGGCTGGCGGTTCTATGAAAGCCGAAAGTGCAGGCGTTTGGTGGGCAAGTATGCCTTTAAGCGAACGTGAAAACTTTAATAATTTTGTCGAAAACCAAGAAATTATTGAAGAACGCTGGACACTAGATTATGGCGATCGACTAAACGAATTGGTATTCATCGGTATTTCTTTTGACGAAAAAGAAGTGCGCCAAGAACTAGAAAACTGCCTTTGCACCGCTGATGAAATTATGGATTTGCAAGATGGTTTTTTCTCCAACAAAGACCCTTTTCCTATCCCTAGAGCTACTAGCACAACCACAGAAACTGCTTTTTTACACGATTAACTTTTTTCAAAATCATAGTTTTTTGTTTTAGTTGGTAGAACGGTTCATTATAATAATGAGCCGTTTTTTCAGATTCTATTAGATTTGTAATAGTTTTTAAGATTGTTCTTTTTTACAACTAAAATTTATAATATATTTCTTTTAGTTATATTAATGACTACTCTTTTATGGCACTAGGAACTATTCCATATTTTTTTTTGAAGGCTGTAGTAAAATGTTGAGGGTTTTTATATCCAATTAATTCAGACACCTGATTAACTGCGTAACCTTCCTCAAGGAGCATTTTTTTTGCAAGTTCCATTTTTTCATCATTGATTAATCCAAAAACCGTTGTTCCAAAGACTTCTTTGAAGCCTTTTTTCAGCGTAAACTCATTCGTGCCAACTTGGTGTGCTAGCGTAATGAGTGAACAAGGAGTGTTTAAATTCGCTAAAATAAGTTCTTTTGCATTGTGCATTTTTTCTATATCCTTTTTTTTCAGAGAACAAAATACTTCGCATTCGTGTTCACTCATTTGTTCTAATTGTAAAAGGAGTAATTCAATAACTTTGGCTTGAATTAGCATTTTTTTGAATATTCCTTTTCGATTGCAACTGATAATTTCATTTATTACAGAATGCATTTTAACGGTTATTCTCAAATTATGTTTGTTGAGAAAGCCTGTAGTTTTTTTATTAATTATTTTTGCAAAATTTTTAAATAATACGCCTTGTTCCGGTAAAAAATTTGCAAAAAATTGAGGAAGTAAATTTACTTCAAAAATTTGCAATCCTGTGTCAGGACTCCATATCATTTCCCCTTTAAATTGATTGGCGTAAATAATATTATGCTGATTAATACCAAATTCTATGCTCTTTTTGGTGTCATTACAAATGGACTGACTGTTTCCTGACAGCGCAAAATGCATCTCAACGGTTTCCATATCAGTATCTACTTGGATAATAGTAGTTTTGGCTACCTCTATATTGCCGTAGCCAATATGTATTCCATCAAAGTATAATTCTTTATATTCTCCTTTTCCAAAAAAAAAATCATTCTTATGGGTTACTTCCACAATATCTGATTGGTTAGTAATTGAACCATTTTGACTAGATTCTAAAAATATTTCTCCTAGGTCTGCACTATGCAATCGTATTTTCATTTTTTCCGTATTA of Flavobacterium marginilacus contains these proteins:
- a CDS encoding DUF3526 domain-containing protein — encoded protein: MLALLFKNFIRSKGTKIGLLFLLLIGFISLLIGHQFQQKQSQNIVEVARYQKEHIARNASYHSDEMGLLLYYIKFSLVNKTFPINSLAIGQRDVNPSIQSVTIRGLEGQKYDSELNNPNNLMLGNIDFSFVLVYLFPLLIIAFTYNIVSEEKESGTWKIVATQSNNTFLFILKLFYIRILSLIVLLTIVLFVAVFFLQIPFDQSLFTFYIISILYLLFWFAVCFYIVSLQKNSNFNAVILLTIWLFLIIILPATINTYIVNKYPVPEALELTLKQRNAYHEKWDMDKKATMEKFYQHYPQFKIYPLPKEEFSWLWYYAMQQMGDDESAVQSQELATKLKQRNSISQSITQFIPTLHTQILLNELAKADLGNQLLFLQETLKFHEKLRLYFYPKIFDNAPVNKEKWENFKVETFIDASKIDFFKSIFPLLIFNLVLIILGWLNFRNTKKQSF
- a CDS encoding GTP-binding protein, whose protein sequence is MKKLPVTVLSGFLGAGKTTLLNHILHNKEGLKVAVIVNDMSEVNVDANLVKAEMTLSRTEEKLVEMSNGCICCTLREDLMIEVEKLAKENRFDYLLIESTGISEPIPVAQTFTFVNEDENIDLSRFSYIDTMVTVVDAFNFFKDFGSAKTLEDIKATNIENDNRTIVNLLVDQVEFANVIILNKTDLVTESQLETLKASIHKLNPVAKILCSELGKVNPNEIINTGLFNYEEAENSAGWIRELEGIHSPETEEYGISSFVFRSEKPFHPYRFWNFISEDFPPTIIRSKGLFWMASRPEQAINWSQAGGSMKAESAGVWWASMPLSERENFNNFVENQEIIEERWTLDYGDRLNELVFIGISFDEKEVRQELENCLCTADEIMDLQDGFFSNKDPFPIPRATSTTTETAFLHD
- a CDS encoding helix-turn-helix transcriptional regulator, producing the protein MKIRLHSADLGEIFLESSQNGSITNQSDIVEVTHKNDFFFGKGEYKELYFDGIHIGYGNIEVAKTTIIQVDTDMETVEMHFALSGNSQSICNDTKKSIEFGINQHNIIYANQFKGEMIWSPDTGLQIFEVNLLPQFFANFLPEQGVLFKNFAKIINKKTTGFLNKHNLRITVKMHSVINEIISCNRKGIFKKMLIQAKVIELLLLQLEQMSEHECEVFCSLKKKDIEKMHNAKELILANLNTPCSLITLAHQVGTNEFTLKKGFKEVFGTTVFGLINDEKMELAKKMLLEEGYAVNQVSELIGYKNPQHFTTAFKKKYGIVPSAIKE